A genomic region of Runella rosea contains the following coding sequences:
- the era gene encoding GTPase Era, with product MDTTENIEVYNNPNHRAGFVSIVGKPNVGKSTLMNVLVGEKMSIITSKAQTTRHRIMGILNGVHEGVDFQLVYSDTPGIIKPQYKLHESMMDFVQGSLEDADVVLFVTDIFEKHDDEEVLERLAKTEGAVILIINKTDLATEEQINEKIAFWKEKLFTAAIIPISALKQEGINTLFTAIMECLPVHPPYFPKDELTDKPERFFAAEIIREKVFLNYKKEIPYSTEIIVEEFKDKKDILVIRAVILVERQSQKGIIIGDKGTMLKKIGSAARADLEQFFGKKVFLEQYVKVEPDWRNKVQKLKQFGYEG from the coding sequence ATGGATACTACAGAAAATATAGAAGTTTACAACAACCCCAATCACCGCGCAGGATTCGTGAGTATTGTGGGAAAACCCAACGTAGGAAAATCGACGTTGATGAATGTATTGGTGGGCGAAAAGATGTCAATTATCACCTCTAAAGCGCAAACAACGCGCCACCGAATCATGGGAATTTTGAACGGTGTACACGAAGGTGTTGATTTTCAGTTGGTTTACTCCGATACCCCAGGGATTATTAAGCCTCAATACAAACTGCACGAATCGATGATGGATTTTGTGCAGGGCTCGCTTGAAGACGCCGACGTGGTACTTTTTGTGACTGATATTTTTGAGAAACACGATGACGAAGAGGTGCTCGAACGATTGGCCAAAACCGAAGGAGCAGTCATTTTGATCATCAACAAAACCGACCTTGCCACGGAGGAACAAATCAATGAAAAAATCGCTTTTTGGAAAGAAAAACTTTTTACGGCGGCCATCATTCCCATTTCTGCGCTCAAACAGGAAGGAATAAATACATTATTTACGGCCATCATGGAATGTTTGCCGGTTCATCCGCCGTATTTCCCCAAGGATGAGCTGACTGATAAACCTGAGCGCTTTTTTGCGGCCGAAATAATCCGGGAAAAAGTGTTCCTGAATTATAAAAAAGAAATTCCTTACAGTACCGAAATCATTGTGGAGGAGTTTAAAGATAAAAAGGATATTCTGGTCATTAGGGCGGTGATTTTGGTGGAACGTCAGAGCCAAAAAGGAATCATTATTGGTGACAAAGGAACCATGCTCAAAAAAATAGGTTCGGCCGCACGCGCAGATTTGGAACAGTTCTTTGGTAAAAAGGTGTTCTTAGAACAATACGTTAAAGTGGAGCCTGATTGGCGCAATAAAGTACAGAAATTGAAACAGTTTGGGTACGAAGGCTAA
- a CDS encoding isopenicillin N synthase family dioxygenase: protein MSETALLDEIPSLDISDFTSGDPARKFQFVQDLGTAFNNIGFVCIKNHGLSEDLRLKLYDSVQQFFKQPDEVKKKYEFSELSGQRGYIGKGKETAKGFKVADLKEFYHVGQPAPEGEMPHNIFPEEVPEFKEYTLKVYETFENTGKTLLRAIAVYLGLDENYFEDKVRNGDSILRALHYFPLDPTTVPDGAVRAAAHGDINLITLLMGASAEGLEVLRRDGKWIAITALPDQIVVNVGDMLDRLTNHNLKSTIHRVVNPPREKMNTSRYSIPFFMHPRGDMNLTCLESCVDANHPKLYVDMTAGEFLNERLIELGLKKA from the coding sequence ATGTCAGAAACTGCACTTCTAGACGAAATTCCGTCATTAGATATTTCCGATTTTACCAGTGGAGACCCTGCCCGTAAATTCCAATTTGTCCAAGATTTAGGCACTGCTTTTAACAACATCGGTTTTGTTTGCATCAAAAACCACGGCCTTTCTGAGGACCTTCGCCTAAAGCTGTATGATTCAGTACAGCAATTTTTCAAACAACCCGATGAAGTAAAGAAAAAATACGAATTTTCTGAATTGTCGGGTCAACGAGGCTATATCGGCAAAGGAAAAGAAACCGCCAAAGGCTTTAAAGTAGCCGATTTGAAGGAGTTTTACCACGTAGGACAACCTGCCCCAGAAGGCGAAATGCCGCACAATATTTTTCCCGAAGAAGTCCCCGAGTTTAAAGAATATACGCTAAAGGTCTACGAAACTTTTGAGAACACGGGCAAAACCCTCCTGCGGGCCATCGCTGTATATTTGGGGCTGGATGAAAATTATTTTGAAGATAAAGTCCGCAACGGCGACAGCATTTTGCGGGCGCTGCATTATTTTCCCCTTGACCCCACAACAGTTCCCGACGGGGCCGTTCGGGCGGCGGCGCATGGAGACATCAACCTCATTACCCTGCTCATGGGGGCCAGTGCCGAAGGTCTTGAAGTACTTCGCCGCGACGGCAAGTGGATTGCTATCACGGCATTACCTGATCAAATCGTGGTCAATGTAGGCGATATGCTCGACCGATTGACCAATCATAACCTCAAATCCACGATTCACCGCGTGGTCAATCCCCCTCGCGAGAAAATGAATACTTCGCGGTATTCTATTCCATTTTTTATGCACCCTCGAGGCGACATGAATTTGACGTGTCTGGAGAGTTGTGTCGATGCCAATCACCCAAAACTCTACGTCGATATGACAGCGGGTGAATTTCTCAATGAGCGCCTCATTGAATTGGGTCTAAAAAAAGCATAA
- the der gene encoding ribosome biogenesis GTPase Der produces MSNIVAIVGRPNVGKSTLFNRLIKERQAIMDDQSGVTRDRHYGHAFWTEQYFTVIDTGGYVVGSEDVFEDAIREQVEIAMEEATVILFMVDSMSGLTDLDKDFANVVRKSKKPVFLVANKAETVERQHATAEFYELGLGDPYPVSSQTGHGTGDLLDDVVKHFKTAGIEDPDAGIPKISILGRPNVGKSSFLNVLTGKERSIVTDIAGTTRDAINTHYKAFGKDFILVDTAGIRRKAKVKDAIEFYSTLRTVKAMEESDVVIVMLDATRGLEAQDMHIIGMAHKAKKGILIMINKWDLVEKDSKTVDKLRKEMLERLAPMDYMPIIFASVVEKQRIFQVMEKAMEVYENKTKKITTSRLNEVMQAEIEKYPPPAHRGKHIKIKYMIQLPTPSPTFVMFCNYPKHIKEPYVRYLENRMRDNFGFEGAPITIFFREK; encoded by the coding sequence ATGTCAAATATAGTAGCAATAGTAGGACGCCCCAATGTGGGCAAATCAACGCTTTTTAACCGTTTGATTAAAGAACGCCAGGCCATCATGGATGACCAAAGCGGCGTAACGCGTGACCGCCACTACGGCCATGCTTTTTGGACGGAGCAGTATTTTACCGTCATTGATACGGGCGGATATGTGGTAGGCTCGGAAGATGTATTTGAAGATGCCATCCGCGAGCAGGTCGAAATCGCCATGGAAGAAGCCACCGTGATTTTGTTTATGGTAGACAGTATGTCTGGGCTTACCGATTTGGATAAAGATTTTGCCAATGTGGTGCGCAAATCTAAAAAACCTGTTTTTTTGGTTGCCAATAAAGCCGAAACGGTTGAACGCCAACACGCTACGGCGGAGTTTTATGAGTTGGGTTTGGGTGATCCTTATCCCGTTTCTTCGCAAACAGGCCACGGAACGGGCGATTTACTAGACGATGTGGTAAAACACTTCAAAACAGCTGGGATAGAAGACCCCGATGCAGGAATTCCGAAAATCTCCATCTTGGGACGACCCAATGTGGGAAAATCGTCGTTTTTGAATGTTTTGACGGGCAAAGAGCGCAGCATCGTAACGGATATTGCAGGCACCACGCGCGATGCTATTAACACCCATTACAAAGCTTTCGGAAAAGATTTTATTTTGGTTGATACCGCTGGTATCCGTCGTAAAGCCAAGGTAAAAGACGCCATTGAATTTTACTCTACATTGCGTACCGTAAAAGCGATGGAAGAATCAGACGTAGTCATCGTGATGCTCGATGCAACCCGTGGCTTGGAAGCCCAAGATATGCACATCATCGGGATGGCACACAAGGCCAAAAAGGGCATTCTGATTATGATTAACAAATGGGATTTGGTCGAAAAAGACTCAAAAACGGTTGATAAGCTCCGAAAAGAGATGCTCGAACGCTTGGCTCCGATGGATTATATGCCCATTATTTTTGCTTCCGTGGTTGAAAAACAGCGGATTTTCCAAGTAATGGAAAAAGCAATGGAGGTGTACGAAAATAAGACGAAGAAGATTACAACTTCCAGATTGAACGAAGTGATGCAGGCCGAAATTGAGAAATATCCGCCGCCTGCGCACCGTGGTAAGCACATCAAAATCAAGTACATGATTCAGTTACCGACACCGTCGCCGACCTTCGTGATGTTTTGTAACTATCCCAAACACATTAAGGAGCCGTATGTGCGGTATTTGGAAAACCGGATGCGTGACAATTTCGGTTTTGAAGGGGCACCGATTACCATTTTCTTCAGAGAGAAATAG
- the ubiE gene encoding bifunctional demethylmenaquinone methyltransferase/2-methoxy-6-polyprenyl-1,4-benzoquinol methylase UbiE, whose translation MTVVPYKDKDSSKREQIAEMFDNVSPKYDFLNHLLSAGIDIYWRKRAIKLLKKENPQTILDIATGTGDFAIEALALKPKKIVGIDISEGMLSVGREKIKKLGMENVIDLRTGDSANLPLETNSFDAVIASFGVRNFENLLHGLTDMCRVMKPGGTCVILEFSKPKTFPFKQLYNFYFRYILPIVGRMVSKDSAAYTYLPESVQAFPDGNDFLKIYEQAGFKNTKCIPLTFGICSIYIGKK comes from the coding sequence ATGACGGTTGTACCATACAAAGATAAAGATTCAAGCAAACGCGAACAGATCGCGGAGATGTTTGATAATGTTTCGCCCAAATATGACTTTTTGAACCACCTTCTCAGCGCGGGCATTGATATTTATTGGCGCAAACGCGCTATCAAACTCCTGAAAAAAGAAAACCCACAAACGATTTTGGATATTGCTACTGGCACTGGTGACTTTGCCATTGAAGCCCTAGCCCTAAAACCAAAAAAAATTGTCGGTATTGATATTTCGGAAGGTATGCTTTCTGTGGGGCGTGAGAAAATCAAAAAACTTGGCATGGAAAATGTCATTGATCTCCGTACGGGAGACTCGGCCAATTTACCCTTGGAAACTAATTCTTTTGATGCCGTAATTGCCTCGTTTGGCGTTCGAAATTTTGAAAATCTGCTTCATGGCCTCACTGACATGTGTCGGGTGATGAAACCAGGCGGCACATGTGTCATTTTGGAATTTTCAAAACCGAAAACTTTTCCGTTCAAACAATTATACAACTTTTACTTTCGTTACATTTTACCGATTGTAGGACGAATGGTCTCCAAAGATTCTGCGGCGTATACCTATCTTCCCGAATCGGTGCAAGCGTTTCCAGACGGAAACGACTTTTTGAAAATTTACGAACAGGCGGGCTTCAAAAACACAAAATGCATACCTCTCACGTTTGGAATTTGTTCGATTTACATTGGAAAAAAATAG
- the chrA gene encoding chromate efflux transporter, whose protein sequence is MSESLLHPPVKRIRHLIFLKDVLILALTCFGGPQVHLVMFLERFVQKRRYLTEEELLELQALCQILPGPTSTQTITALGFKLGGPNLAYATVLVWSLPAVLVMTLAALGIYYLQQNQISLTFMRFVEPMAIGFLAYGGYTIGAKVIHKNTHWFILITAAVVAYLFPSPYMTPIVIVLGGFVTSLGFRKHEKMDKNPIRIQWANFILWLGVLVFAAALGAITQSLPVRLFENFYRNGSLVFGGGQVLNPMLYTEFVEFKQYLTRQEFLSGMALAQVIPGPVFSIASYIGALSMRSEGGLGSQLWGSLAATTGIFLPGTFLIFFVYRFWNSLKKYRGVRASLEGINAASVGLTAAAVIRMFIPTATNTTAVITIIGTLGILQYTKTPPYVIVLGGILLGILFH, encoded by the coding sequence GTGTCAGAATCACTCCTTCACCCGCCCGTTAAGCGGATTCGACACCTCATCTTTTTGAAAGATGTGCTGATTTTAGCATTAACCTGCTTTGGAGGGCCACAGGTGCACTTGGTAATGTTTTTGGAACGGTTTGTACAAAAACGCCGCTACCTTACCGAGGAAGAATTGCTTGAATTACAGGCGCTTTGTCAAATACTGCCTGGCCCAACCTCTACCCAAACAATTACGGCTTTAGGTTTTAAATTAGGCGGGCCTAATCTGGCCTACGCTACAGTTTTGGTTTGGTCTTTGCCCGCTGTACTGGTTATGACACTCGCCGCACTCGGGATTTATTACCTCCAGCAAAATCAGATTTCGCTCACTTTTATGCGTTTTGTGGAACCTATGGCGATTGGTTTTTTGGCGTATGGTGGATACACAATTGGCGCCAAGGTCATTCACAAAAACACGCATTGGTTCATTTTGATTACGGCAGCCGTAGTCGCTTATTTGTTTCCATCTCCTTATATGACCCCCATTGTGATTGTTTTGGGTGGTTTTGTTACTTCTTTGGGGTTTCGTAAACACGAAAAAATGGACAAAAACCCCATTCGCATTCAGTGGGCCAATTTCATCCTATGGCTTGGCGTATTGGTTTTTGCGGCAGCCCTTGGCGCAATTACCCAATCGCTGCCTGTTCGTCTTTTTGAAAACTTTTATCGTAATGGTAGCCTTGTTTTTGGAGGGGGGCAGGTATTAAATCCGATGCTTTACACGGAGTTTGTTGAATTTAAACAATACCTGACCCGACAAGAATTTTTGAGCGGTATGGCTCTGGCACAAGTGATTCCTGGACCAGTTTTTTCTATTGCTTCTTACATCGGGGCTTTATCCATGCGCTCCGAAGGTGGGCTAGGAAGTCAACTTTGGGGAAGTTTAGCAGCTACAACTGGAATTTTTTTACCGGGAACATTTTTAATATTCTTTGTTTATCGTTTCTGGAACAGCCTCAAAAAATACCGTGGGGTACGGGCCTCACTCGAAGGGATAAATGCCGCAAGTGTAGGTCTTACCGCAGCCGCTGTAATCCGGATGTTTATCCCGACCGCTACCAATACAACGGCGGTCATTACCATCATAGGGACACTCGGTATACTGCAATACACCAAAACCCCTCCTTACGTGATTGTGCTGGGGGGCATCTTGTTAGGAATCCTTTTTCATTAA
- a CDS encoding aminotransferase class I/II-fold pyridoxal phosphate-dependent enzyme — MDIFEKLRNNWGPIGASAKALNSHHYFSFPKLEGEIGPHMKFRGMNVLNWSLNNYLGLANHPEVRKADAEASAKWGLAYPMGARMMSGNSDLHELFEKELAEFVGKKDAFLLNYGYQGVMSVIECVCDHRDVIVYDAEAHACLIDGIRLHKAKMGQYYKYNHNDMASLEKNLIRAAKLAEEKGGGILVITEGVFGMSGKVGSLDKIVELKKKYNFRLLVDDAHGFGTMGENGGGVGEMFGVSEDIDLYFSTFAKSMAAIGAFVAADDPDIIMFLKYNMRSQTYAKALPMPYVEGGRKRLELIKAHPELRTQLWEIVHALQNGLRSRGFNIGDTESPVTPVFMQGLEGGLPEVTNMVRDLRENMGIFCSIVVYPVIPKGQIILRLIPTASHTLEDVEKTLNAFDTMRGKLDAGIYRANLAVPA, encoded by the coding sequence GTGGATATTTTCGAGAAACTACGCAACAACTGGGGACCAATTGGGGCTTCTGCAAAAGCGCTAAACAGTCATCATTATTTCTCATTTCCGAAACTGGAAGGCGAAATCGGACCGCACATGAAGTTTCGCGGTATGAACGTGCTCAACTGGAGCCTGAACAACTATCTGGGTTTGGCCAATCATCCCGAAGTGCGCAAAGCCGATGCGGAAGCTTCTGCAAAATGGGGCCTTGCTTATCCAATGGGTGCCCGTATGATGTCTGGAAATTCGGACTTGCACGAACTGTTTGAGAAAGAGTTGGCGGAGTTTGTGGGAAAGAAAGATGCGTTTTTGCTCAATTATGGATACCAGGGGGTGATGTCGGTCATTGAGTGTGTGTGCGACCACCGCGACGTGATTGTATACGACGCCGAAGCCCATGCCTGTTTGATTGACGGGATTCGACTGCACAAAGCCAAAATGGGGCAATACTATAAGTACAACCATAATGACATGGCCAGTTTGGAGAAAAACCTGATTAGGGCGGCCAAACTCGCCGAAGAGAAAGGCGGAGGGATATTGGTGATTACGGAAGGTGTTTTTGGAATGTCGGGCAAAGTCGGGAGTTTGGATAAAATCGTTGAACTCAAGAAAAAATATAATTTCCGTTTGTTGGTTGATGATGCACATGGTTTTGGAACGATGGGCGAAAACGGCGGTGGTGTAGGGGAGATGTTTGGTGTATCCGAAGATATTGACCTCTATTTCTCCACATTTGCCAAGTCAATGGCCGCCATCGGTGCGTTTGTGGCGGCCGATGATCCAGATATTATCATGTTCCTCAAATACAACATGCGCTCACAGACTTACGCAAAGGCATTGCCAATGCCGTATGTAGAAGGAGGCCGTAAACGGTTGGAGCTTATCAAAGCGCATCCCGAATTACGGACTCAATTGTGGGAAATCGTTCATGCGCTCCAAAATGGCTTGCGTAGCCGGGGCTTTAACATTGGTGATACCGAGTCGCCTGTAACGCCAGTCTTTATGCAAGGATTGGAAGGGGGCTTGCCAGAAGTGACCAACATGGTACGTGATTTACGCGAAAATATGGGCATTTTCTGTTCTATTGTCGTGTATCCAGTGATTCCGAAAGGGCAAATTATTTTACGCCTTATTCCTACCGCCTCACACACGCTTGAAGACGTAGAGAAGACATTGAACGCGTTTGACACAATGCGGGGAAAATTAGATGCGGGTATCTACCGCGCTAATTTGGCTGTGCCTGCGTAA
- a CDS encoding phage holin family protein — MFEKIEEVRNYLFKYLETRLDLIKTETQERLENIAIRLIYLVVLLLLAGLTGIFLFIMLAVGINEWLDSRYLGFFVVFGLLAAGTVFWAGAGRQVQQAVRQLLFRVFNHK, encoded by the coding sequence ATGTTTGAAAAAATAGAAGAGGTCCGAAATTACCTTTTTAAATACCTAGAAACGCGCCTGGATTTGATAAAAACAGAAACACAGGAGCGCCTTGAAAACATTGCCATCCGGCTTATTTATTTAGTGGTGCTGTTGTTGTTGGCAGGTCTGACGGGTATTTTTCTGTTTATTATGTTGGCGGTTGGTATCAACGAATGGCTCGATAGCCGCTACTTAGGGTTTTTTGTTGTCTTCGGGTTGCTGGCGGCAGGTACCGTATTTTGGGCAGGAGCCGGACGGCAGGTACAACAAGCGGTGCGTCAATTATTATTTCGGGTGTTTAATCATAAGTAA
- a CDS encoding S46 family peptidase: MNRLKITLLSFVLGISVSYASDPTDEGMWLPSLIGKNEAQMKKQGFKLTTKDIYDINNASLKDAIVRMGGGFCTGEIVSDKGLLFTNHHCGYDAIATLSTPTDNILDNGFWAKSNAEERPVEGLFIDILVRMEDVTDKIMPELKGLSEKDRAAKVNQLGNELSKKATDGTDYNASVREFAKGNAYYLFVFEKFSDIRLVGTPPQSIGKYGGDTDNWEWPRHTGDFSVFRIYANKNNKGADYSQENVPYKPKKFLPVSLKGIKPGDFTMVFGFPGRTNRYETSMGIKLAIEKVNPGIVKNRDIRLKAWKEEMDKDVATKLALSSEYANIANYWKYFIGQTQQLQRLKVYDQKVAMEAKFNAWAKGKAEYEGIFEEWQKAYAAYEPYATHSTYLNQGIIGANVVNLALPLVMAEEQLKDPVRAKAMAERMKGSADEFFKSFNLPSDQKIVAQTLLAFYNDIPKEQHPAIIQEILAKFSAGTPEESFKKFAQEMYLTSVVTNKDRFAKFTENPSTEALANDWALKYFSDFRKNYLTKYSKYSADFQEIDKKLSRIYIKGLTEMDPSLVQYPDANSTLRVSYGNVQDYDPRDGVHYNYKTNITGVIEKYKPNDYEFDLPKNFLELYKNKDFGQYADAQGEVPVGFITNNDITGGNSGSPVLNAKGELIGLAFDGNWEAMSGDIVFDKKYKRCINVDIRYVLWCIEKLGGSDLVKELKVVK; this comes from the coding sequence ATGAACAGACTAAAAATCACACTCTTATCTTTTGTTTTGGGGATAAGCGTGTCTTATGCCAGCGACCCTACCGACGAAGGGATGTGGCTTCCTTCTTTGATTGGTAAAAACGAAGCCCAGATGAAAAAACAGGGCTTCAAGCTAACGACCAAAGATATTTATGATATTAATAATGCCAGTCTTAAAGATGCGATTGTGCGCATGGGAGGCGGTTTTTGTACGGGAGAAATTGTCTCGGATAAAGGGCTTTTATTTACCAACCACCACTGTGGTTATGATGCCATTGCCACCCTTTCCACCCCCACCGACAATATCTTAGACAATGGTTTCTGGGCCAAATCCAACGCCGAAGAACGCCCCGTGGAAGGGTTGTTTATTGATATTTTGGTCAGAATGGAAGATGTGACGGATAAGATTATGCCCGAACTCAAAGGACTCAGCGAAAAAGACAGAGCCGCAAAAGTCAACCAGTTGGGCAATGAGCTTTCAAAAAAAGCTACCGACGGAACGGATTACAACGCCTCTGTGCGTGAGTTTGCCAAAGGAAACGCCTATTATTTGTTTGTTTTTGAGAAATTCTCGGACATACGCCTCGTGGGCACCCCTCCCCAGAGCATTGGTAAATACGGCGGCGACACCGACAACTGGGAATGGCCACGCCATACGGGTGATTTTTCGGTGTTTCGTATTTATGCCAACAAAAACAATAAAGGCGCGGACTATTCGCAGGAAAATGTACCCTACAAACCTAAGAAATTTCTACCTGTGTCGCTCAAAGGAATCAAACCTGGAGATTTTACCATGGTTTTTGGTTTTCCGGGCCGCACCAATCGGTACGAAACCTCAATGGGTATCAAACTGGCAATTGAAAAGGTAAACCCAGGCATTGTTAAAAACCGGGATATTCGCCTAAAGGCCTGGAAAGAGGAAATGGACAAGGATGTGGCCACCAAGCTGGCCCTTTCGTCAGAGTACGCCAACATTGCCAATTACTGGAAATATTTTATCGGTCAAACCCAACAGCTTCAACGCCTCAAAGTGTATGATCAAAAGGTAGCAATGGAAGCCAAATTTAACGCATGGGCCAAAGGCAAAGCCGAGTACGAAGGGATTTTTGAGGAATGGCAGAAAGCATACGCCGCATATGAGCCTTATGCTACCCACTCCACCTACCTTAATCAAGGCATTATCGGAGCCAATGTCGTCAATCTAGCACTGCCGTTAGTAATGGCCGAAGAACAACTAAAAGACCCCGTGAGAGCAAAGGCAATGGCTGAACGCATGAAAGGTTCGGCGGATGAGTTTTTTAAATCATTCAATTTGCCTTCCGATCAAAAAATTGTAGCTCAAACGTTACTGGCGTTTTATAACGATATTCCCAAAGAACAGCATCCCGCCATTATTCAGGAGATTTTGGCGAAGTTTTCGGCTGGAACCCCCGAGGAGTCATTCAAGAAGTTTGCGCAGGAAATGTATCTAACGAGCGTTGTAACCAACAAAGACCGTTTTGCTAAATTTACAGAAAACCCTTCTACTGAGGCACTTGCCAACGACTGGGCGTTGAAATACTTCAGCGATTTTCGCAAGAATTACCTCACTAAATATTCAAAATATAGCGCTGATTTTCAGGAAATTGATAAAAAACTTTCGCGTATTTATATCAAAGGATTAACCGAAATGGACCCTTCATTGGTTCAATACCCAGATGCCAACAGCACGTTGCGCGTCAGCTACGGAAATGTGCAGGATTATGACCCGCGCGACGGTGTACATTACAACTACAAAACAAACATTACGGGCGTGATTGAGAAGTACAAACCCAACGATTATGAGTTTGACTTACCCAAAAACTTTTTGGAGTTGTACAAAAACAAAGATTTTGGCCAATACGCTGACGCACAAGGAGAAGTACCCGTAGGGTTTATTACCAACAACGACATCACGGGTGGAAACTCAGGAAGCCCCGTTCTGAATGCCAAAGGCGAATTGATTGGTTTGGCGTTTGATGGCAACTGGGAAGCAATGTCGGGCGATATTGTATTTGATAAGAAATACAAACGCTGCATCAACGTAGACATTCGCTACGTACTCTGGTGCATCGAAAAACTCGGTGGCTCCGACTTGGTAAAAGAACTGAAAGTAGTGAAGTAA
- a CDS encoding Gfo/Idh/MocA family protein gives MNPSLRFLSLILFLWASAVAAKPLRLGIAGFTHDHVHQILRRPAQGDVEIVGVAEPNKELAMRYLKRYKLPESLWYASLEAMIAATKPEAVCAFNSIYEHKQVVDICAPKGIHVMVEKPLAVNTAHAKAMIALAKKHNIQLLTNFETTWYASHQQAYGLIHTQNTLGDIRKVVVHDGHRGPKEIGCSQEFLSWLTDPVQNGGGAIIDFGCYGANLMTWLMKGERPLTVTAVTQQIKPDVYPKVDDEATIILTYPKAQAIIQASWNWPFDRKDMEIYGQKGYVVCDKTQQMRVRLGDGVKRDASEEKRDIPTLSAPYDDPFSYFAAVVKGDIKPQKDLSSLEINQIVVEILEAAVQSSKTGKPVKL, from the coding sequence ATGAACCCTTCGCTACGCTTTCTGTCGCTCATTTTATTTTTATGGGCATCCGCCGTTGCTGCCAAACCACTCAGGTTAGGTATTGCGGGCTTTACTCACGACCATGTACACCAGATTTTACGGCGTCCTGCGCAGGGAGATGTTGAGATTGTAGGTGTGGCGGAGCCAAATAAAGAATTGGCGATGCGCTATCTGAAGCGCTATAAACTGCCCGAGTCGCTTTGGTATGCATCACTCGAAGCCATGATTGCGGCTACAAAGCCAGAAGCTGTTTGTGCGTTCAACAGCATTTATGAGCATAAACAAGTCGTTGACATTTGTGCGCCCAAAGGCATTCACGTCATGGTTGAAAAACCGCTGGCGGTCAATACCGCTCATGCCAAGGCGATGATTGCGTTGGCCAAAAAGCACAATATTCAATTACTAACTAACTTTGAAACTACTTGGTATGCAAGCCATCAGCAGGCGTATGGTTTGATTCATACCCAAAATACGCTGGGGGATATTCGTAAAGTTGTAGTGCATGATGGGCACCGTGGCCCCAAAGAAATTGGTTGCTCGCAGGAATTTTTGAGTTGGTTGACCGACCCCGTTCAAAATGGTGGTGGGGCTATTATTGATTTTGGTTGCTACGGAGCCAACCTGATGACGTGGCTCATGAAAGGCGAACGCCCACTGACTGTAACGGCCGTGACCCAACAAATAAAACCTGATGTGTATCCAAAAGTAGACGACGAAGCCACCATTATTTTGACTTACCCCAAAGCACAGGCTATTATTCAGGCTTCGTGGAATTGGCCATTTGATCGTAAGGACATGGAAATTTATGGGCAAAAAGGCTACGTTGTATGTGATAAAACCCAACAAATGCGTGTCCGCCTTGGTGATGGTGTAAAACGGGATGCCTCAGAAGAAAAGCGCGATATTCCTACCCTTTCTGCTCCTTATGATGACCCATTCTCTTACTTTGCAGCCGTCGTAAAGGGAGATATTAAGCCCCAAAAAGACCTTTCTTCGTTGGAAATTAATCAAATAGTGGTCGAAATTTTGGAGGCAGCGGTGCAATCTTCAAAAACGGGGAAGCCTGTGAAGTTGTAG
- the porT gene encoding type IX secretion/gliding motility protein PorT/SprT, with product MHTSHVWNLFDLHWKKIVLGLLIGCGFVNSADAQTVGYFRKHQEFYDDKPIHYGFLFALPVTRFRLVHDDSFLTQDTTNRITSPVTVGFRFGFVMNGYLNDHWDIRTTPSVSLYNRAVEYEYGSGKKRRELREATWIEIPLLFKYKSQRRMNSRMYMLAGATFGFETNVRKRQLPGSDRLNAKSADLTVDYGFGFEQFLAYTKFSPELRFSHGIVNLYRTNDPNSTGSIRRLTSHTVTLYLMFE from the coding sequence ATGCATACCTCTCACGTTTGGAATTTGTTCGATTTACATTGGAAAAAAATAGTACTCGGATTATTGATAGGCTGCGGCTTCGTTAATAGTGCCGATGCACAAACCGTCGGCTATTTCCGAAAACATCAGGAGTTTTATGACGATAAGCCAATCCATTATGGTTTTTTGTTTGCGCTGCCCGTTACACGCTTTCGCCTTGTCCATGACGATTCATTCTTAACACAAGACACCACAAATCGCATTACGTCGCCAGTTACTGTCGGATTTCGTTTTGGTTTTGTCATGAATGGATACCTCAACGACCACTGGGATATTCGCACCACGCCCTCCGTATCGCTCTATAACCGCGCCGTAGAATATGAGTACGGCAGTGGCAAAAAACGCCGAGAACTACGCGAAGCTACATGGATAGAAATTCCACTTTTGTTTAAATACAAATCGCAACGGCGGATGAATTCTCGCATGTACATGCTGGCGGGAGCAACGTTTGGGTTTGAAACCAATGTTCGCAAACGTCAATTACCCGGCTCTGACCGCCTGAATGCCAAAAGCGCCGACTTGACCGTTGATTATGGGTTTGGATTTGAGCAGTTTTTGGCCTACACCAAGTTTTCTCCTGAGCTACGATTTTCCCACGGAATCGTAAATTTATACCGTACCAACGACCCAAACTCTACAGGTAGCATCCGCCGTCTTACGTCGCATACCGTTACGTTATATTTGATGTTTGAATAA